From a region of the Flavobacterium sediminilitoris genome:
- a CDS encoding polysaccharide biosynthesis tyrosine autokinase: MLDIKDFTFFESQSNFDFKGFFLKIIRYWKWFLLSLVIAFLIAYNVNIRKEKIYGMESVIVVKDENNPFFTSNTSLVFNWGGVSDKVQTVITTLKSRSHNEIVVEKLQYYIQYKVKDKYFFKDAYGNVPFTVQIDKNKGQLASTPIQIKFINESQYELSVDFAEYPSRSLIHYIDNSRSEIAIDEEIFKKVYKINEEVNLPFAHFRVQLNPNASQYTGKEYYIGFEDFNNTVIKYKSINIEADNKAQSVVSLQLQGTNKNRLVEYLNTTVNVLRKNQLDSKNLFATNTIDFIDSTLVIMEGQIKDAESELKDFRKGKNVFEIEGGGQILTEKLSEYDVQKDEVDRKIRYLNNLKSYLDKSIDFSTLPAPSVASIEDPNIISNVSRLIELSKQRDELNYAVKSGKMFTEFDVEMDAIKKVLLENISSSKSALMIDLSIINKNISKAESEVSVLPEQQQEHLKISRKYNLKDNIYNTFLQKRSEAEIVKAANISDIDFIDPAKDVGGGLRGPKTSINYILAVLLGVLIPLIIIFILVLLDNNLNTIDDIQKLTKIPIIGVVGKKNTENNLSVYEKPKSPLAESFRAIRSSLQFLYKKQKNEGSKILMLTSSISGEGKTFCSINLATVFALSEKKTIIVGLDLRKPRIFGDFNIDNVTGVVNYLIGQKKLDEVIQETYIPYLDLISSGPIPPNPAELLMGESMKEMIDELRLRYDYIILDTPPVGLVSDALELAHYCDATLYVTRQGFTKRGMLSVVNEKHRRGELHNISILFNGFHNKTKYGYGYGYGYGYGYGAYGESYHDEQEEQKGWRKILNKWRKK, translated from the coding sequence ATGTTAGATATTAAAGATTTTACTTTTTTTGAATCTCAATCCAACTTCGATTTTAAAGGATTTTTTTTAAAAATTATAAGATATTGGAAATGGTTTCTATTGTCTTTAGTTATTGCATTTCTCATTGCCTATAATGTAAATATCAGAAAAGAGAAAATATATGGAATGGAATCTGTAATTGTTGTTAAGGATGAAAATAATCCTTTTTTTACATCAAATACAAGTTTAGTTTTCAATTGGGGAGGCGTATCAGATAAAGTGCAAACGGTTATTACTACTTTAAAATCGCGTTCGCATAATGAAATAGTAGTAGAAAAGTTACAATATTATATTCAATATAAAGTTAAAGACAAATACTTTTTTAAAGACGCTTATGGAAATGTGCCTTTTACTGTTCAAATAGATAAAAACAAAGGGCAATTAGCATCAACACCTATTCAAATTAAATTTATAAATGAAAGTCAATACGAACTAAGTGTTGATTTTGCAGAATATCCTTCAAGATCATTAATTCATTATATTGATAATTCTAGAAGTGAAATAGCTATTGATGAAGAAATTTTTAAAAAAGTATATAAAATAAATGAAGAAGTTAATCTTCCTTTTGCACATTTTAGAGTACAATTAAACCCAAATGCTAGTCAATATACAGGAAAAGAATATTATATAGGATTTGAAGATTTTAATAATACAGTCATAAAATATAAAAGTATTAATATTGAAGCCGATAATAAAGCACAATCGGTTGTAAGTCTACAATTACAAGGAACAAATAAAAACAGATTAGTTGAGTATTTAAATACAACCGTTAATGTATTGAGAAAAAATCAATTAGACAGTAAAAATCTTTTTGCAACTAATACTATTGATTTTATCGATAGTACTTTAGTTATAATGGAAGGACAGATTAAAGATGCAGAAAGTGAGCTAAAAGATTTTAGAAAAGGGAAAAATGTATTTGAAATAGAAGGAGGTGGACAAATATTAACAGAAAAATTATCTGAGTATGATGTTCAAAAAGACGAAGTAGATAGAAAAATAAGATATTTAAACAATTTAAAGTCATATTTAGATAAAAGCATCGATTTTTCAACATTGCCAGCTCCAAGTGTAGCCAGTATAGAAGATCCAAATATCATTTCTAATGTTTCAAGATTAATTGAGTTATCAAAACAAAGAGATGAATTAAATTATGCAGTTAAAAGCGGTAAAATGTTTACCGAATTTGACGTTGAAATGGATGCTATAAAGAAAGTGCTTTTAGAAAATATTTCTAGTTCAAAAAGTGCATTAATGATAGATTTAAGTATCATAAATAAAAATATTTCTAAAGCAGAATCTGAAGTAAGTGTTTTACCAGAACAACAACAAGAGCATTTAAAAATATCTAGAAAATATAACTTAAAAGATAATATTTATAATACGTTTTTACAAAAGCGAAGTGAAGCTGAAATTGTAAAAGCAGCAAACATTTCAGATATAGATTTTATTGATCCAGCAAAAGATGTAGGAGGAGGATTAAGGGGGCCAAAAACAAGTATTAATTATATCTTAGCAGTATTATTAGGTGTTTTAATACCTTTAATAATCATATTCATTTTAGTTTTGTTAGATAATAATTTAAACACTATTGATGATATTCAAAAGCTAACAAAAATTCCAATAATAGGAGTTGTAGGAAAGAAAAATACAGAAAATAATTTATCGGTTTATGAAAAACCAAAATCACCTTTAGCAGAATCCTTTAGAGCTATTCGCTCTTCATTGCAATTTTTATATAAAAAACAGAAAAATGAAGGATCAAAAATATTAATGCTTACTTCATCTATAAGTGGAGAAGGAAAAACATTCTGTTCGATTAATTTGGCAACCGTTTTTGCATTAAGCGAAAAGAAAACAATTATTGTAGGATTAGATTTAAGAAAACCAAGAATATTTGGAGATTTTAATATTGATAATGTAACAGGAGTTGTCAATTATTTAATTGGACAAAAAAAATTAGATGAGGTAATCCAAGAAACATATATTCCTTATTTAGATTTAATATCATCGGGACCAATTCCTCCAAATCCAGCAGAATTATTGATGGGTGAAAGTATGAAAGAAATGATTGATGAATTAAGACTTCGTTATGACTATATAATTTTAGACACACCGCCAGTAGGATTAGTTTCTGATGCATTAGAATTAGCACATTATTGTGACGCTACATTGTATGTTACTAGACAAGGTTTTACAAAAAGAGGTATGCTTTCTGTTGTGAATGAAAAACATAGAAGAGGAGAGTTGCATAATATTAGTATTTTGTTTAATGGATTTCATAATAAAACAAAATATGGCTACGGCTACGGATATGGTTACGGCTATGGTTATGGAGCTTACGGTGAATCATATCATGATGAACAAGAAGAACAAAAAGGATGGAGAAAAATTTTGAATAAATGGAGGAAAAAATAA